A genomic segment from Streptomyces antibioticus encodes:
- a CDS encoding alpha/beta hydrolase: MPDDVVAARAAAEEESAFSHPPVDPDATAPYGDHPDQVIDFYAPKTEAGPGGAAPLVVVLHGGAWRAPYDRRHVSPFADFLARRGFAVASVEYRRGPADAAPAVAASAVAGRWPDTFDDVAAALDAVPALVAKVLPQADARRVVLTGHSAGGHLALWAAARHVLPPGAPWRADGPVPLRGVVALAPIADFAVAEKLDVCGGAVRQLLGGEQHFEERRPYADPALLLPTGIATTLVQGRTDLVVPQAVAEAYADAAAKAGEVVGLTLLEDVGHFPLIDPAADACAVVAEEIAQLAW; encoded by the coding sequence ATGCCGGACGACGTCGTCGCTGCCCGGGCCGCCGCCGAGGAGGAGTCGGCCTTCTCGCACCCGCCGGTCGACCCCGACGCCACCGCCCCGTACGGCGACCACCCCGACCAGGTGATCGACTTCTACGCCCCGAAGACCGAGGCCGGTCCGGGCGGTGCCGCGCCGCTCGTCGTCGTCCTGCACGGCGGGGCGTGGCGCGCGCCGTACGACCGTCGGCACGTCAGCCCGTTCGCGGACTTCCTCGCCCGGCGCGGGTTCGCCGTGGCCAGCGTGGAGTACCGGCGCGGGCCGGCCGACGCCGCACCCGCCGTTGCCGCATCCGCCGTCGCCGGGCGCTGGCCGGACACCTTCGACGATGTCGCCGCCGCCCTCGACGCGGTTCCGGCGCTGGTGGCGAAGGTCCTGCCCCAGGCCGACGCCCGGCGCGTGGTCCTCACCGGGCATTCGGCGGGCGGCCACCTCGCCCTGTGGGCGGCGGCCCGGCATGTGCTGCCGCCCGGTGCGCCCTGGCGGGCCGACGGCCCCGTCCCCCTGCGGGGCGTGGTCGCCCTCGCCCCGATCGCGGACTTCGCGGTCGCGGAGAAGCTGGACGTCTGCGGCGGCGCGGTCCGCCAACTCCTGGGCGGCGAGCAGCACTTCGAGGAGCGGCGGCCGTACGCCGACCCCGCGCTCCTGCTGCCGACCGGCATCGCCACGACCCTGGTCCAGGGACGCACGGACCTCGTCGTACCGCAGGCGGTCGCCGAGGCGTACGCGGACGCGGCGGCGAAGGCGGGCGAGGTGGTCGGTCTGACCCTGCTGGAGGACGTCGGCCACTTCCCGCTGATCGACCCGGCGGCGGACGCGTGCGCGGTGGTGGCGGAGGAGATCGCGCAGTTGGCTTGGTGA
- a CDS encoding alpha/beta hydrolase, translating to MAAVEGRAEGGTARGRGGFRGADHGRAGFRGTARGRGGFRWSRWVRLLLAGLVTAAVVVPLTAAVRPRIPAPAPASLGPLTAGTLEEAYTANRANAALAARMAEAHGDRHRAASDRTLASPSRKLLAFDGRGAGRAVEVFGDLAHADRTAVLVPGSDTSLDTYERFHRAAAAMHRQLAREAPPGTRTAVVAWLGYTTPGTVSTTAITPDRAAEAAPALRAFVRELRSVSGPKAQVTLLCHSYGTVVCGRAAPRLEVSDIVLLGSPGTGVDSAADLRTDARIWAAIGGGDWVENVPHVSAGLFGTTVGFGTDPVSPSFGARVFAAGPGGHSDYFAPGSVCLANLARIVLGETAEVTGA from the coding sequence ATGGCAGCGGTCGAAGGACGTGCCGAGGGAGGAACGGCTCGCGGGCGGGGCGGGTTCCGAGGAGCGGATCACGGACGTGCCGGGTTCCGAGGAACGGCTCGCGGACGGGGCGGGTTCCGCTGGAGCCGTTGGGTACGGCTGCTGCTCGCCGGGCTCGTCACCGCCGCCGTGGTCGTCCCGCTCACCGCAGCGGTCCGCCCCCGCATCCCCGCCCCGGCACCCGCCAGCCTCGGCCCCCTGACGGCGGGCACGCTGGAGGAGGCGTACACCGCCAACCGGGCCAACGCCGCACTGGCCGCGCGGATGGCCGAGGCGCACGGCGACCGGCATCGCGCCGCGTCCGACCGGACCCTGGCCTCCCCCTCCCGCAAGCTGCTCGCCTTCGACGGCAGAGGCGCGGGCCGCGCCGTGGAGGTGTTCGGCGACCTCGCGCACGCGGACCGCACGGCCGTCCTCGTCCCCGGCTCGGACACCTCGCTGGACACCTACGAGCGCTTCCACCGGGCCGCCGCAGCCATGCACAGACAGCTCGCCCGGGAGGCTCCGCCCGGCACCCGGACCGCCGTGGTGGCCTGGCTCGGCTACACCACACCGGGCACGGTCAGCACCACGGCGATCACCCCGGACCGCGCCGCCGAAGCCGCCCCGGCACTACGGGCGTTCGTGCGTGAACTGCGGTCCGTCAGCGGGCCGAAGGCCCAGGTCACCCTCCTGTGCCACTCGTACGGCACGGTCGTGTGCGGCCGTGCCGCGCCCCGGCTCGAGGTGTCCGACATCGTCCTGCTGGGCAGCCCGGGCACGGGCGTGGACTCGGCGGCGGACCTGCGCACCGACGCGCGGATCTGGGCCGCGATCGGAGGCGGCGACTGGGTGGAGAACGTCCCGCACGTCAGCGCCGGCCTGTTCGGCACGACCGTCGGCTTCGGCACCGACCCGGTGTCCCCGTCCTTCGGTGCCCGGGTCTTCGCCGCCGGACCCGGCGGGCACAGCGACTACTTCGCTCCGGGCTCGGTCTGTCTGGCCAACCTCGCCCGGATCGTCCTCGGCGAGACCGCGGAGGTGACCGGTGCGTGA
- a CDS encoding acyltransferase family protein — protein sequence MREPTTIRRAAVRIDAATPPGRDRAVDALRALAIGGVVLGHWLVTALVADGGALRAASPLGHMPWLAPVSWVFQTLAVFFMVGGHVATRGLASAHTRAGVHGRIHAGVHRTWLAARLKRLFRPVLAVLAVWSVAAAGLLLGGASFVTVHTVVKLALSPMWFLLVFAVLTAATPLLARLSPLWPLAVVLHVDLVRFGLGGPAWLGWVNVLAGWLVPYTLGAAWARGELERPRAAWTLLLGGAVTTAVLVGFAGYPASMVGVPGAAVSNLDPPTLAAVTFGLAQCGLALLLRDRLRRVMRRPLAWAAVALVNLSAMTVFLWHQTALMATTALGLLVGRLPGLHTVPDGPAWAALRLLWLPVFALVLGVCRAAFHGFESGGGRRTRRDRHGRSGADRRDRSRVVLTGGRRELVDARRARRD from the coding sequence GTGCGTGAGCCGACGACGATCAGGCGGGCGGCCGTCCGGATCGACGCCGCCACCCCGCCCGGGCGGGACCGTGCGGTGGACGCCCTGCGGGCCCTGGCGATCGGCGGGGTCGTCCTGGGCCACTGGCTGGTGACGGCGCTCGTCGCGGACGGCGGCGCGCTGCGTGCCGCGAGCCCGCTCGGGCACATGCCCTGGCTGGCCCCGGTGTCATGGGTGTTCCAGACGCTGGCGGTGTTCTTCATGGTGGGCGGCCATGTGGCGACCCGCGGTCTTGCCTCGGCCCACACCCGCGCGGGCGTTCACGGCCGGATCCACGCCGGTGTCCACCGCACCTGGCTGGCGGCCCGGTTGAAGCGTCTGTTCAGGCCGGTCCTCGCGGTCCTCGCGGTGTGGTCGGTCGCCGCGGCCGGGCTGCTGCTCGGCGGCGCGTCGTTCGTCACCGTGCACACCGTCGTCAAACTGGCGCTGTCCCCGATGTGGTTCCTGCTGGTGTTCGCGGTGCTGACGGCGGCGACGCCGTTGCTGGCCCGGCTCAGTCCGCTGTGGCCGCTGGCCGTCGTCCTCCATGTCGACCTGGTGCGGTTCGGTCTGGGCGGTCCCGCCTGGCTCGGCTGGGTGAACGTCCTCGCGGGCTGGCTGGTGCCGTACACCCTGGGCGCCGCCTGGGCCCGGGGTGAGCTGGAGCGGCCGCGCGCGGCCTGGACCCTGCTGCTCGGCGGTGCGGTGACGACGGCGGTCCTGGTCGGTTTCGCCGGCTATCCGGCGTCGATGGTCGGCGTGCCCGGCGCGGCCGTCTCCAACCTCGACCCGCCGACGCTGGCCGCCGTCACCTTCGGTCTCGCCCAGTGCGGACTGGCGCTGCTGCTGCGCGACCGGCTGCGCCGCGTGATGCGCCGTCCCCTGGCCTGGGCGGCCGTGGCGCTGGTGAACCTCTCCGCGATGACGGTGTTCCTCTGGCACCAGACGGCTCTGATGGCCACCACCGCCCTGGGCCTCCTCGTCGGCAGACTGCCCGGCCTGCACACGGTCCCCGACGGACCGGCCTGGGCCGCGCTCCGGCTGCTGTGGCTGCCGGTGTTCGCGCTGGTGCTAGGGGTTTGCCGGGCGGCGTTCCACGGCTTCGAGAGCGGCGGAGGGCGGCGCACCCGGCGTGATCGGCACGGCCGGAGCGGCGCGGACCGTCGTGACCGGTCGCGGGTCGTACTGACCGGCGGGCGGCGGGAATTGGTGGACGCGCGGAGGGCACGGCGTGACTAG
- the kynU gene encoding kynureninase, translating to MSDTPPIVSVTSASDAADFAFKARELDAGDALAAKRAEFLLDETVYLDGNSLGALPAAVPGRVEDVVRRQWGELRIRSWTESGWWTAPERIGDRIAPLVGAGAGQIVVGDSTSVNVFKALVGTVRLADAGRDEILVDATTFPTDGYIAESAARMTGRTVRPVTPAEVPAALSDRTAAVLLNHVDYRTGRLHDLPGLTAAAHEAGALAVWDLCHSAGALPVGLDAHGVDLAVGCTYKYLNGGPGSPAYLYVRRELQDRFDSPLPGWNSHAEPFGMRPAYRPAEGALRGRVGTPDILSMLALEAALDVWDGVSVDTVRAKSLALTDFFLECVAAYVPEGRVESLTPVRHEERGSQVALRCADAGEVMERLIARGVVGDFRHPDVLRFGFTPLYVGFGDVERAARTLAAVL from the coding sequence ATGTCTGACACCCCGCCCATCGTTTCTGTCACGTCTGCGTCCGATGCCGCGGACTTCGCCTTCAAGGCGCGCGAGCTGGACGCCGGTGACGCGCTGGCCGCCAAGCGCGCCGAGTTCCTCCTCGACGAGACCGTGTACCTCGACGGCAACTCGCTGGGCGCGCTGCCCGCCGCCGTCCCCGGCCGGGTCGAGGACGTCGTCCGCCGTCAGTGGGGCGAGCTGCGCATCCGCTCCTGGACGGAGAGCGGCTGGTGGACGGCGCCCGAGCGGATCGGCGACCGGATCGCCCCGCTGGTGGGCGCCGGGGCCGGGCAGATCGTGGTGGGCGACTCCACGAGCGTCAACGTCTTCAAGGCGCTCGTCGGCACGGTGCGCCTCGCGGACGCCGGCCGGGACGAGATCCTCGTCGACGCGACGACCTTCCCCACCGACGGCTACATCGCCGAGTCGGCGGCCCGGATGACCGGGCGTACGGTGCGTCCGGTGACTCCGGCGGAGGTGCCCGCGGCGCTGTCCGACCGTACGGCGGCCGTGCTGCTCAACCACGTCGACTACCGCACCGGGCGGCTGCACGATCTGCCCGGTCTCACCGCCGCCGCGCACGAGGCGGGCGCGCTCGCCGTCTGGGACCTCTGCCACAGCGCGGGCGCGCTGCCTGTCGGCCTCGACGCGCACGGCGTGGACCTGGCGGTCGGCTGCACCTACAAGTACCTGAACGGCGGCCCGGGTTCACCGGCGTACCTGTATGTGCGCCGTGAACTCCAGGACCGTTTCGACTCCCCGCTGCCCGGCTGGAACTCGCACGCCGAACCCTTCGGCATGCGGCCCGCCTACCGGCCCGCCGAGGGTGCCCTGCGCGGCCGGGTCGGCACGCCGGACATCCTGTCGATGCTCGCCCTGGAGGCGGCGCTCGACGTCTGGGACGGCGTCTCCGTCGACACCGTCCGCGCCAAGTCCCTCGCGCTGACGGACTTCTTCCTGGAGTGCGTGGCCGCGTACGTCCCCGAGGGCCGCGTCGAGTCGCTCACCCCGGTACGGCACGAGGAGCGCGGCAGCCAGGTGGCGCTGCGCTGCGCGGACGCCGGGGAGGTCATGGAGCGGCTGATCGCGCGCGGGGTGGTCGGGGACTTCCGCCACCCGGACGTGCTGCGGTTCGGGTTCACGCCGCTGTACGTCGGTTTCGGGGACGTGGAGCGGGCGGCGCGGACGCTGGCGGCTGTGCTGTAG
- a CDS encoding tryptophan 2,3-dioxygenase family protein — protein sequence MSQQAQPHEASEPETPHLDFAGTTPYEDYVKADVLTHLQHTLSDDPGEMVFLVTTQVMELWFTVVVHEWETAARALRADDVPVAIDALKRSVRELEALNSSWRPLGQLTPAQFNSYRGALGEGSGFQSAMYRRMEFLLGDKSASMLVPHRGAPRVHAELEKALHEPSLYDEVLRLLARRGSEIPQSVLERDVSRRYEPSPEVERAWTAVYSGDANSEVARLGEALTDVAELVWRWRNDHLVATRRAMGAKTGTGGSAGVAWLEKRARNNVFPELWTARSYV from the coding sequence ATGTCCCAGCAGGCTCAGCCCCACGAGGCTTCGGAGCCCGAGACCCCGCATCTCGACTTCGCCGGCACCACGCCGTACGAGGACTACGTCAAGGCCGACGTACTCACCCATTTGCAGCACACCCTCTCCGACGATCCCGGAGAGATGGTCTTCCTGGTGACGACCCAGGTCATGGAGCTGTGGTTCACCGTCGTCGTGCACGAGTGGGAGACCGCGGCCCGTGCCCTGCGCGCGGACGACGTGCCCGTCGCGATCGACGCGCTGAAGCGTTCCGTCCGGGAACTGGAGGCCCTGAACTCCTCCTGGCGCCCGCTCGGCCAGCTCACCCCGGCCCAGTTCAACTCCTACCGCGGCGCCCTCGGCGAGGGCTCCGGCTTCCAGTCGGCGATGTACCGGCGGATGGAGTTCCTGCTCGGCGACAAGTCCGCGTCCATGCTGGTACCGCACCGCGGCGCGCCCCGGGTCCACGCGGAGCTGGAGAAGGCCCTGCACGAGCCCAGCCTCTACGACGAGGTGCTGCGGCTGCTGGCCCGCCGCGGGTCGGAGATCCCGCAGTCCGTCCTGGAGCGGGACGTCTCGCGGCGCTACGAGCCCTCGCCCGAGGTCGAGCGCGCGTGGACGGCCGTCTACTCCGGTGACGCGAACAGCGAGGTCGCCCGTCTCGGCGAGGCGCTGACCGATGTCGCCGAACTGGTGTGGCGCTGGCGCAACGACCACCTCGTCGCCACGCGGCGTGCGATGGGCGCGAAGACCGGCACGGGCGGCTCCGCCGGGGTGGCCTGGCTGGAGAAGCGCGCGCGGAACAACGTCTTCCCCGAGCTGTGGACGGCGCGGTCCTATGTCTGA
- a CDS encoding DUF3151 domain-containing protein gives MSIHENLLGGPPPTHLPDDPEPRELLANGTAPADVAAKYPTSSLAWAQLADDAFERGSVVESYAYARTGYHRGLDALRRGGWKGHGPVPWEHEPNRGFLRALHALARAAQSIGEQGEYERCSQFLKDSSPTAAQTLG, from the coding sequence ATGTCCATTCACGAGAACCTCCTCGGGGGTCCGCCCCCGACCCACCTCCCCGACGACCCGGAGCCGCGCGAGCTGCTCGCGAACGGCACGGCGCCCGCCGACGTCGCCGCGAAGTACCCGACGTCCTCGCTGGCCTGGGCGCAGCTCGCCGACGACGCGTTCGAGCGGGGCAGCGTGGTGGAGTCGTACGCGTACGCCCGTACGGGGTACCACCGCGGCCTGGACGCCCTGCGCCGGGGCGGCTGGAAGGGCCACGGCCCGGTGCCGTGGGAGCACGAGCCGAACCGCGGCTTCCTGCGCGCTCTGCACGCCCTCGCGCGTGCCGCGCAGTCGATCGGTGAGCAGGGCGAGTACGAGCGCTGCTCGCAGTTCCTGAAGGACTCCTCGCCGACCGCGGCGCAGACCCTCGGATAG